The Leucothrix mucor DSM 2157 DNA window AGGGCGTCTAAACCTGAAACATTTGGGAATGGATGCTGAAACTGAAAAGCGCCTCAAAGTCTTAATCCAAAAGCCGCATGGCATTATTCTGGTTACCGGTCCAACAGGTTCGGGTAAAACCACAACGCTGTATGCCGCGCTGACTGACTTGAATGAAACCTCCCGTAATATCCTGACTGTCGAAGACCCTATTGAATACTACCTAGATGGAATCGGGCAGACCCAAGTAAACAGCAAAGTGGATATGAGCTTTGCGCGAGGCTTACGTGCTATTTTGCGTCAAGATCCGGATGTCGTGATGGTTGGTGAGATTCGTGATGTGGAAACTGCCGAAATTGCGGTTCAGGCTTCACTGACGGGGCACTTAGTATTTTCTACCCTACATACCAATACCGCTGTCGGTGCCGTCACCCGACTACGTGATATGGGTGTAGAGCCTTATTTGTTATCCTCCAGTTTAATTGGTGTTATCGCTCAGCGATTGGTGCGCTTGCTATGTGAGAATTGTAAAGTTCCTCATCAGTCGACTGCGCAGGAAGCTGCAATTCTTGGGGTGTCCCTCGATGATGCGCCAGTGATCTACCATGGCGGTGCTTGCCAGAAGTGTAATCAATCCGGATATGTTGGTCGAAACGGTATTTATGAGCTTATTGAAGTGAGTGATGAGGCGCGCAATCTGATCCATGAAGGTGCCAGTGAAATTGCGCTGGAGCGTTTAGCACGCAAAACCAGCCCGAGTATTCGCCATGATGGTGCCCGACTGATATTAGCGGGTAAAACCTCTATGGAAGAGGTGCTGCGTGTGACTCGTGAGGAGCTGAAAGAGTAAATGCCTGCATTTGAATATAAAGCCCTGAATGCCAAGGGTCATGAAGAAACTGGTATTTTAGAGGCAGATAATGCGCGGCAAGTTCGGCAAGTGCTTCGCGAAGGTAGCCTGACTCCGCTGAGCGTTGAGCTGGTTGAAAAAAGTGAAAAGAATGATGGCGATGTGCTTAAAGTACGGCGTAGTGGAAAAGTAAAGCCTGCGGACATCGCATTAATTACCCGGCAGTTAGCCACCTTAGTGTCATCTGGTTCGCCACTTGAAGAAGCGCTGGGCATGACCTCCCGTCAAAATGAGCGCCGAAATTTACGGCACGTAATGTCGGCAGTTCGTTCGCGTGTGATGGAGGGGCATAGCCTTGCAGCGGCACTTAAGACATTCCCATCAGTATTCAACAGCATGTATACGGCGACGGTAGCTGCAGGTGAGCAGTCCGGCCATCTGGGTGCGGTGCTTGATCGCTTGGCTGATTACACCGAATCCCGACAAGAAATTCAGCAGAAGATGAGCTCTGCTTTAGTCTATCCCGTCATTCTGACGTTCTTATCGATTGCTATCGTGTCTGGCTTATTAGTATTTATCGTCCCGAAAATCGTGCGCGTTTTTGAGAGCATGAACAAGGATGTACCGCCAATGACTCAGCTGATGATCAATATCAGTGACTTTTTGACCGCCTATGGTTTGTATCTATTGGTAGCTCTGGTTATTGGTTATTACTTGCTTCAGCAGCTATTAAAACTTCCAAAATGGAAATTTCGTTGGCATCAAATAATGCTACGCCTACCATTAGTTAGAAAATTAGTGCGTAGCGCAAACACCGGTCGCTTTGCCAGAACCTTGAGTATTCTGGCTTCCAGTGGCGTACCTATCCTCGATGCCATGTCTATTTCCTCCCGAGTCGTTCAGAACTTACCGATGCGTAAAGCGGTAGAAGATGCTGCAATCAAAGTACGGGAAGGAATGCCGATCAATAAGGCGCTTGAGCAGTCAGGGTATTTTCCACCGATGACGGTGTATTTGATTGCCAGTGGTGAAAATAGCGGAAAGTTAGATGAGATGTTGGAGCGTTCGGCGGTTCAGCAAGAGCGGGAAACCGATACCTTGATTGGCTCGATGCTAAGTTTGTTTGAGCCAATTTTGATCTTGGTGATGGGTGGAATGGTGTTGTTGATTGTAATGTCTATACTATTACCCATCCTCAATTTGAACCAGTTAGGCTAATTAACATACTTACTCGTATCTTTAAAATATTAGAATCAATCCCTTACGGAGTAAACCATGAAGTCTTTTTTAGCTAGCCTGTGCATTTTGTTGTCCCTGATGGGGGCTGCGCAACCGTTGATGGCGAAAGATGCCAGTACGAGCACTGGAGCGGGAAAAGTTGATACCAAAAATGCCGTCGTCAATCTTAATAAAGCGGACGCAAATACCCTGCAGTATTATTTAAAAGGCATTGGTGCAGTACGCTCGAAAGCCATTATTGATCACCGTAACAAGAATGGCGCATTTAAAAGTGTCGATGACTTGTTACAGGTAACAGGTATTGGTAAAGCAACACTGAGCGGTATCAAATCTAATTTGTCTTTATCTCGTGGTGAGTTCACTGCGCCTAAAGTGGCTGCATCGGCTAGCAGTACGAAGAAAACTACATCCAGCGCTAGCAAAACAAGCAGCACAGATAAAGCGTCTGAGAAAGCGACTGCTAGTAAAGGCCTGAAGGATTCATCGTCAAGCACGACGGCTACGGACACAAAGTCAGCTAAATCTTCCAAAGATGATAGCAAGGCTGATACTAAGTCAGCGAAAACAGACAGCAAAGCGACTAAGACTAGTAGTAAAGAGACTAAGAGCTCAACAACGTCATCATCAAGCAAGGATAAGAAGGCGGCTAAATCTAAGAGCAAGAGTTCTGATAAGTCAAAATCTACAAAGAGCAGCGCGAAATCTAAAAAAGACAGCACGAAGAAAAAAGTGCTGGCAGCTGATAAAAAGTCATAAACAACGAATGAGTTAAATTTGACCGGCTTATTTGTCGGAAAAATGTAACTGACTAGCCAGATATTATTCCCGATATCTGGCTTTTTTGTGCCTGCCGTACTAGTCTAGAATAGTGATTCCCCAATTAAAAAAAGTAGACACTGTTTATGAAAATTCTAGTAACGGGTGGCGCGGGTTATATCGGTTCACACACATGTGTTGAGTTGGTCGAGGCCGGATACACACCGATTGTGTTTGATAACCTGTCAAACAGTTCCACCGTGGCATTAGATCGCGTTAAAACCATTACCGGTAAAACTATCGATTTCGTTGAAGGCGACATTCGTGACCCTAAAGCGCTAAAAAAAGTGATGACGGATCATGACATTGAAGCCGTTATCCACTTTGCTGGCTTAAAAGCGGTCGGTGAGTCTGTGGCTAAGCCACTGATGTATTACGATAACAATGTTGCCGGCAGTGTTACTTTGTTAGAAACAATGGAAGCCTGTGGTGTTAAAAAAGTCATTTTTAGCTCTTCAGCAACAGTTTATGGCGATCCTGCCTCAGTGCCCATTCTAGAAGACTTTCCAATTAGCGCGACTAATCCATACGGCCAGTCCAAGCTGATGGTCGAGAATATTATGCGGGATTTGTATAAGTCCGATAACAGCTGGAATATTTCCCTGCTGCGCTACTTCAATCCGGTTGGCGCACATGAAAGCGGTTTAATCGGCGAAGACCCAAGTGATATTCCAAACAACTTGATGCCTTATATTTCAGGTGTTGCAGTGGGCCGCTACGAGAAGCTGTCTGTGTTCGGTAGTGACTATGAGACGCCGGATGGTACCGGTGTGCGTGATTACATTCATGTGGTCGACTTGGCTAAAGGCCACGTTAAAGCCTTACAAGCTTTTGAAAACCCTGAAGTGGATAATCTATTTACCGTAAACTTGGGAACAGGTATCGGTTTCTCAGTACTGGAAATGATTAATGCATTTGCGGCGGCTTCAGAGAAAGAAGTGGCTTACCAGATTGTAGATCGTCGTCCTGGCGATATCGCTTGTTGCTATGCTGATCCTGCTTTGGCTGAGCGCCTATTAGGGTGGCGTGCTGAGAAGGACATTAAAGCAATGTGTGAAGATACTTGGCGCTGGCAGCAGAATAATCCTCAGGGATACCGCTAAGCCAAAAGTACCGTCAGGCAATCTGTCTGGCGGTGCTGATCAGCCCTTAAACAATAAATTAATGATAAAAATAACAAAATAAATTAGGACGGTCTTTTTATGAAACATGCATTAATCTTATGCCTGCCCGCTATTCTGCTGTTGAGTGGATGTAGCGTGTTGGGTGGTAAAGACGATAAGAAAACCACTAACGCTCAGGACGTGAGCACTATTCGGGCCTTAAATCAAGACTTCCAAACGGCTTCTTACAGGCCTGATGAGGACAGCTTTGATGTGCCGAGTGTGTCGGGACGTCGCGCTGATAAGAGTCCGGCAGCGGCCTATGCTGCACTATCAAATGCTCAAAGCACGATGATTAGTGAGCAGGATAAGTTAGATGTGACGGTCTTTAAAGTCGATGAGCTTTCCGCGCGCGACTTAACGGTTGAAACTAACGGTGCTATTTCTCTGCCGTTGCTAGGCAGTGTGGTGGTGCGTGGTTTAAGTATTACTCAGGCTGAGCAGAAAATCGCGGGCTTATTACGTCAAACCTATATGCAAGATCCTAAAGTCACCGTGACTCGTAAAGAGCAAGCATTTAAGCGAGTGACTGTTGAAGGTGCGGTTAGAACCCCGGGTGTTTTCCCAATCACTGGTCGTATGACATTCTTGCAAGCCATTGCTTTATCGCAAGGATTGACAGACTTGGCCAATGATAAAAGTGTGGTAGTGTTCCGTAACGGCCGTCAGTACGGCGTTAATCTGGACTTGATTCGTAAAGGTGAGGCACCGGATCCGATTCTTCAAAATGATGACCGTATCGTGGTCTTGAAGTCGGATAACAAGGTGCTGGAGCAGAAGGTTATTAACTACTTGCCTGCGTTATTATCACCATTTTCGTTGCTGGCTCAATAAGCAGTATTTGATATCAGGCAAGCCATTGTGAATCCATGGCTTGCCTGAATCATTGATTACTCAACGTTGATATGCACTTCGTGACGTCGAATCAATGGCACGGCCCAAGGGCTGTCATAAATCACTGAACGAGCAGCTGAGCTAGGCTTCAGGTTTTTCTGCCTGGCCCATGTTTCCAGCGCTTCTGCCTTACGCGTGATTAAGTTCTCACTGCGGTAGCCTTGAAAGTTAATGACAGCTACTTTCAAACGCGGCAGAACTTTAAAGGTAATGCTATCGTCCATTGGCTTTGGCAATGTTGCCAGCGAGTAAGCTTCGGGCAGTGCTACTGAAGTCAGCCACACACCATTCACATTCTCTTCATAGTACGGCAGTGTCAGCTCAATGCGTGGCGCTTTAGCACCATCTGCAACCGTGATCGGCGGATTGACCGAAATAGTCTGTTTAGCCTGATTATTACCAGAGACATAAGCCGTCAGCTTATTATAGCCGGCCCGGGTTGCCATTAGATAAGGGCCTTCGGTCGCGGCCTGAGCAATAATGAGTGGCTCATACATTCTGACTTCGAAATTATTTTCAATCTCTAAGGTTGCGTATAGCGCTTCTTCACCGGGACGTTGTCCCAGCAGGCTGCAGCCGGATAGAAAAATAGCGGTGAGTAAAGCGGTAGCAAGTGGCTTCATGTTGAATATCCAAATCGATAAAGGTGAGCGGAATTAGATTTCCTCTGTCTGGCTGTGGCGTTGCTGATAAGTCGCAAGCCCGCGCAGAAATTGGCGAAGTGTATTATCGTTACACTCACGGTAGTGCTTATGGTTTTCTTTACGAAACAATGAGCTGAGTTTGTGGCGGGAGAACTGAATGTTAGCCAGTCCAAAGATGTTTAACATCTCATCTTCGTAAAGCTCCATGGCAATTCTTAATTTCTTCAGAATTTTATTGTTCGTCAACGTCTCATCAGCAGCAACCGGTAGTGGGTCACCTCCACGACGATGAACAATCAAACCATTCAAAAAATGTAATAAAGCCTTATCAGAGATTATTTCTCCAATATCATCAGACTCTTTTCTCGAAAAACTCTCAATTGCATCTTCAGAACACTCGGACTGACCTGCGGTAAAAACGGCAGCAGTCGTTGGAGTGTCAAGTTCAAGTGCGTAACGAATTCTGCGAAAGGCTTCGTTATTGTGCATATAGCGTTCCAGATAATAATTTCAGGTGCAGATGCTACCACACAACCGGAGCCGCTTAACCGAGCGAATGCAGAGATTTTCAGGAATTTACACTCGTTGCTGGCAGATTAACAATTTCACAACCATAGAGGATGCTATAAACTTGTCATATCTGGGGTAATAACAGCTAAGGTAGCCGTGTGACACAAATACTCTCAATTATGCTGGGCGGAGCTTTGGGGGCGGTGTCCCGCTATGGCGTATCACATTTTATCTATGTGATCTGCGGCCGAGGCTTTCCTTATGGAACGCTGGTTGTTAATGTACTGGGTTCGCTGCTAATGGGCTACTTAAGCGTATACCTAATGGCAAAAACGAATATTGACCCCGCATTAAAAATGGCAGTATTAGTGGGCTTTTTAGGCGCATTTACGACCTTCTCCACCTTCTCCATGGATACTTTAATCTTAATTGAGGCCGGTGAAGTAGGGCGGGCACTGCTCAATATGTTCATTAGTGTCAGCTTTAGTCTGGCAGCAGTTTGGCTCGGGGTAGTACTTGCCCGTTCAATGAAATTCTGAAAATTACGGTTTAAATAGACAAACATGTTAGATATCAAACTATTAAGAAATAATGTGGATGACATTGCCGCGCAATTACTGCGCCGTGGTTTCGTTTTGGATGTGGCACAGTTCAATGAGCTGGAAGCGCAGCGTAAATCCTTGCAAACCGTAACTCAGGATCTGCAAAATGAGCGTAACACACGCTCCAAGGCGATTGGTAAGGCACGTGCTAGTGGCCAGGATATTCAGCCTTTGCTGGATGAAGTGGCACACCTTGGTGATGACCTCAAAGCTAAAGAGCAGGAGCTAAACGAGCTGCTAGCTACCATCGATGGCATTGTCACGGCTATTCCGAACCTGTTGCACGAGTCTGTACCCGCTGGTAAAGATGAAAGCGAAAATGTGGAAGTCTCTGTCTGGGGCGAGCCAACAGCCTTCGATTTTGAACCGTTAGATCACGTCGCTTTAGGTGAGCGTCATCAATGGATGGATTTTGCGGCAGCGACTAAGCTAACTGGCTCTCGTTTTATGGTGTTGCATCAGCAGATGGCACGCCTACACCGTGCCCTGATTCAGTTTATGTTGGATACACACACCGCTGAGCACGGTTATCAGGAAGTGTACGTTCCTTATATTGTGAATAAAGATAGCTTGTTTGGAACAGGGCAGTTACCTAAATTTGCGGAAGATCTGTTTAAGCTGGAAGGTGAGCAGGACTACTACCTGATCCCAACCTCTGAAGTGCCGGTCACGAACTTACTAAGAGATGAGATTATTGATGAGTCTATGTTGCCTTTACAGTTTACGGCGCATACTCCTTGTTTCCGCTCTGAGGCAGGTTCTTACGGACGTGACACACGTGGCTTAATTCGTCAGCATCAGTTCGAAAAAGTAGAAATGTTACATTTCGTGAAGCCAGATGACTCTTGGGATGCTTTAGAGCGTCTGCGCGGCCATGCAGAAGCCATTTTGCAGAAACTAAAATTACCGTATCGCGTGGTTTCATTATGTAGTGGTGATACAGGGTTCTCTGCCGCAAAAACTTACGACATGGAAGTCTGGTTACCCGGTCAGCAGGCTTATCGTGAGATTTCTTCTTGCTCAAATACGATGGATTTCCAGGCGCGCCGTATGCAGGCTCGCTACCGAAATGCTGAGACGGGTAAGCCAGAATTACTGCATACCTTGAATGGCTCTGGTTTGGCAGTAGGGCGTACACTGGTTGCGGTAGTAGAAAACTATCAACAAGCAGACGGCAGCATTCGAGTACCTGAAGTACTGAAGCCATATATGGGTGGCTTAGACTTATTGAGCTAAACAATTAAGCAATTTACACCGTGAGATGGAGCAATCTCTCACGGTGTTGGCTTAATATACAAGTATTTACTAATTTATAATAAAAACAAGTACTTAAAAAGTATTCACTGTCCCCACTGGTCGGATAGTGCTTGTTACTGATTGATCACTTTGCGGCCAGTGTTTATAGTGTTACTAATCATAAAAATAACAGTGGGAAGTTAAATAGCTTTCCGAGAGGTGTAACAATGACCCCGCAGCGTAATATCGCAAGTCAGAAAGGGTTTTCTTTAATTGAGGTAATGATCTCAGTATTAGTGATGTCTGTAGGGCTTCTAGGTTTAGGAGGACTGCAAATGGTGTCACTAAAAAGCAGTAATAATGCTCATTTTCGAACCGTAGCCAGTTTGGCTGCTACAGAACTAGCAGATCGTATGCGATCAAACCCGATGGCCATCGCGGCTGACCAGTACTCTGCATCTATGGACGTAAAAAGCTGCGAGACGGTCCCTGCAAAGCAGTGTGTAACTGGCATTAGCTGTAGTCCTGAAGAATCGGCAACCTATGATTTATATCGAGTGAATTGCGGTATAACTCAGGACACTTTTCAAACTGGCGGTATTCAATACGATTTACCTGAAGCTTTTCTTTCAGTGGGTTGTGGAGCCGTCACCTGTGATACGGGCCTTGAGCATACTATCTTGGTTCGCTGGAATGAGACCGATGACGGTGATAGTGATGATGCGGTACAGGTGCGCAGCTACGAATTGAACTTCATTCCCTAAAAAAATAATTAAAAAGGCTGGAGCAAGCTTGTTATGCACAACCAGATAAAAATAAAAAAAATGCAGGGTTTATCTCTCATTGAGCTAATGATCTCAATGGTGATTTCTTTGTTTCTGATTGGAGGATTGACCAGTGTCTATATTAGTACTCGTGCCTCAGACAAAATACGGGTTGAAGTCAGTGAGATGGAAGAAAATGCCCGAACAGCGTTGTTGGCGATTCGGAATATTGTAAGCCATGCGGGTTATCCCTCTATCTACAATCACACCATCGATGAGCCGTTTTACGCGGAAGCAGACAATATTCCTAACCCCGACTGTAGAACGGGTGGGGCGAAAGAGTCGTTGATTGCCTATAAGCCAATTCTAAAGAAGAAAACAGAGAACTCAAAAGGCGGTAAGCGCGATACTCTATTAACGGTATTTATGGCTGACAACCCGGATATGGTTGGCGCACCTCCGGGGTTACTAACGCAAGACTGTATGGCTTCGACTATTACTGCGCAGTGCAGCTCTGACCCGATGGGCGGTATGTACAATCCTACTGAAGCAAAAATTTATAACTACTTATACATAACTACTAATAGCGGACGACGTGCCTTGACGTGTATGGGGTCACTGGGTGGTGCGCAACCCATTGCTGAAAATATTGAGAATATGCAGTTTTTATATGGTGTGTCAGTTGGAAATGACATGGTCTATAAAAATGCAACTCAGGTTACCGCCGATGGTGACTGGGGTAGCGTGATTAACGTACAGGCAGGGATTCTGGTACGTTCGGAACGTGAAGTGTTAGACACGGATGAAAAGAAAGTCTTCTTATTGTTGGATCAGAAGATAACAACAGCCAAGGATCGCAGAATCTACAAGGCGTATACTACAACAGTTGTATTGCCTAATCGCATAACAAAAGAGCTTTAAGCTATGAATAATACTAAAAAATACAGTACTCAAGCAGGTATGACGCTGGTCACATCATTGATGATGTTGTTGGTCATGACAATTTTAGGTGTCACCGCGATTCGTCTATCCTCCGTTGACTTATTGATCGCTAATAACTACCAGCATCAGCTAGCGGTTTATCAGGCTGCAAAATCGGCCAATAGCGCCAATTCAAATCTCTATAATTTATATACTTGGATTACTGTGAAGCAGGATCCTGCGGATATTAGTGAGAAGGAAGTGGTTTCAAAGACAGGCGTAGCCGACCTGGATATTCAATACCCTTGCCGTGGTCGGGGTGATTTGGCGAGTAGCATTGGTCCTAATGCACCACCTTGTAATTTATATATGTTTAGTGTTGATTCTCGTATCAAAGGAACCGGAGCAAAGGACACTCACTACCAAGGAGCTGGTAAGGAAGTTCCGAATACTACAAAGTCAAGCACGCTTAAATAACGAGTCTGCTTTAAGCCCCACTCAATAAAAAAATTATAATACCGGGTACTGAATACCATGAATAAACTTACTCACAGCCTGACTGTGCGAACAATGTTGGCGGTCACCATTTTAGGTGCCAGCCATTTGTCGCAAGCCGATGATACTGAAATTTACTTTTCTGAAAACCTAACCAATGTTCGTCAAAACGTCATGTTCGTCATTGACGGCTCTGGTTCGATGAATACCACTATAGAGAAATGGGGTAGCGAAACACGTCTGGATGTTATGAAAAATGCACTGACATCCGTACTGCAAGCTGCACCTGATAATCTGAATGTTGGTCTAATGAACTTTGGTGAATTGGGTGAGCATTTAGGTGGTCATGGCGTTAAGTTTCCGGTCAGTCCTATTGATGATGAGGCATTGCCCATTGTTACATCAAAGTTTGATAGCAGTGAGTGGTGGCGCAGCAGCATCCCAGAGCCTTCCTCTACCATTACAGTGCGTGATTACCTTTCAGACATTACCGACTGGTACTGGAAAGATAACTGGTATGACAATAAGTACAATGGAAAGAGTGTCAAAGAAATGACTCGAACCGGTGCTACACCACTGGTTGATGCCTTGTATGAGGCAGGCCTGTATTTTCGTGGTGATAAGGTAACTTTTGGCTTAGGCCCTGCAAGTTATGATAATCGCTGGTCGGCACATCCTTCGACCTACGATCAGGATATTATTCAAACATCCTGCACTAATACCGAGACTCAAACTGTTGATGGACAAATTGACTTTGATGATGAGGAGTATCCGTGGTTGCAATGTGCTAATAGTGACAATACTTCAGTGTCCTATGCTAATTGTAAAGCGACTGAGTCTTGCACAACAACACAGGGTAATTTAACTTCCTCTAAAGTTTGTGGCTTTGACTATGATCAGTCTTTTTGGGATGGCTATAATGCAAATTTTGCGAAATATTGGTATAAATGGCCATATGCCTATCAGTCTAACAATAGTAGACGAAACCCGCGTTATTGTTACACAAGCTATGAAGAAGAAAGCGCAACCACTTGTAGCTACAATGTTTGTACAGCTACCGGGCCGTCAATTAAGCCAAACTATGTCAGCCCAATAACTCAAGAGTGCCAAAGTAACTATATCGTATTGCTTTCAGATGGCGAGCCAACCAGTTATCTTGATGATTACTATGACTATAATGAAACTTATAAAGGTCTGAAGGCTGGTACACACCCTACGATGACTGATAAGTCAGATGCCAGCGATACCTTTACGCATAATGATTGTGAAACAAGTAGCAGTAAATTTCCTAGTGGCTTCCATGATGGTGTGTGTGGCCCTGAAATAGCGCGTTTCCTTGCGAATACAGATAACAGTGATCTACCAGGTACTCAGTCAGTTAGAACATATACGGTTGGTTTGGGCTTGAGTGGAGATCCATCTGCGGAAAACTATCTGAAAAGTTTGGTGACCACCGATGATGACCCGTCAACTCCTGAAGTAGAAGGTTATTTCTCGGTAGAGAACGAAGAGCAGATTGCGGCTGCATTTAGCAATATCTTGACAGAGATCAGCTCAACAACTACATCATTTGCATCCCCGGGTTATACCGTTAATGCGAGAACGGGTCTTGAGAATGAAGATGTTATCTACATTCCAGTATTTGATAAGCAGCTCGCGCCACGTTGGAACGGTAACCTTAAAAAGTTCTCCCTTAAAAAGGATGTTGATGGTTCTAATAGCACAATTGTTGGTAAGACAGGTAAGGTTGCTGTATCTGAACTCGGCGTGTTCTATGACAATGCAATTGACTTGTACTCATCTTCAACGACTGGAGATGGAAATAATGTAAGCAAAGGTGGTTTGGCCAATCTGATCAATCCTAATACTCGAAAGGCGCTAACCAATATTGCCTGTACTAAGCTGCCGTGTATTTTGGATACGGTAAGTAATAGATTGTTGCCTGAAAACACCACACTATTGAATTTAGACCTAACCTCGGTATTTGGCATTTTGGACCTGTCTTTCTTAACAGACTTAACAGGTTTGTTGTCAGGTCAAAGTCAGTCTGAGGCAAGAATCGAGAAGACAAAAGGTCTGGTCAATTTTATTCGTGGAAGAACTTGGAATGAGACAACAGAGAGCTATGACCTGAATCCTCGTATGGGTGATATGTTGCACTCTGAGCCAGTAATCGTAACCTACGATAAAGACTACAAAGCATCCGCTTCAGAAGACAAATCTTACAATAAGCAGGTAATCTTTGCAGGAACCAATGAAGGTTATTTGCATGCATTT harbors:
- a CDS encoding pilus assembly PilX family protein; protein product: MNNTKKYSTQAGMTLVTSLMMLLVMTILGVTAIRLSSVDLLIANNYQHQLAVYQAAKSANSANSNLYNLYTWITVKQDPADISEKEVVSKTGVADLDIQYPCRGRGDLASSIGPNAPPCNLYMFSVDSRIKGTGAKDTHYQGAGKEVPNTTKSSTLK
- a CDS encoding PilC/PilY family type IV pilus protein encodes the protein MNKLTHSLTVRTMLAVTILGASHLSQADDTEIYFSENLTNVRQNVMFVIDGSGSMNTTIEKWGSETRLDVMKNALTSVLQAAPDNLNVGLMNFGELGEHLGGHGVKFPVSPIDDEALPIVTSKFDSSEWWRSSIPEPSSTITVRDYLSDITDWYWKDNWYDNKYNGKSVKEMTRTGATPLVDALYEAGLYFRGDKVTFGLGPASYDNRWSAHPSTYDQDIIQTSCTNTETQTVDGQIDFDDEEYPWLQCANSDNTSVSYANCKATESCTTTQGNLTSSKVCGFDYDQSFWDGYNANFAKYWYKWPYAYQSNNSRRNPRYCYTSYEEESATTCSYNVCTATGPSIKPNYVSPITQECQSNYIVLLSDGEPTSYLDDYYDYNETYKGLKAGTHPTMTDKSDASDTFTHNDCETSSSKFPSGFHDGVCGPEIARFLANTDNSDLPGTQSVRTYTVGLGLSGDPSAENYLKSLVTTDDDPSTPEVEGYFSVENEEQIAAAFSNILTEISSTTTSFASPGYTVNARTGLENEDVIYIPVFDKQLAPRWNGNLKKFSLKKDVDGSNSTIVGKTGKVAVSELGVFYDNAIDLYSSSTTGDGNNVSKGGLANLINPNTRKALTNIACTKLPCILDTVSNRLLPENTTLLNLDLTSVFGILDLSFLTDLTGLLSGQSQSEARIEKTKGLVNFIRGRTWNETTESYDLNPRMGDMLHSEPVIVTYDKDYKASASEDKSYNKQVIFAGTNEGYLHAFDTVSGQELFAFMPESLIKNINVQYENTGSGNHAYGIDGIITTWTSDKNKDGVISAQDGDHVYLYFGLRRGGREYYAMDVTDPTDPKLLWELNSSTNKFENLGQSWSTPYVTQIRVSDTELREVVIFTGGYDENQDIQDIDQRATSDSMGNDVFIVDAHTGAYIWSVQGGTTGSAPLSGASELTHSIPGGARLLDMNRDGAIDRMYFADTGGKVWRLELPMGPDYGLSGAKLIEFADLASGTGEDARMFYNEPDVALLKHKGQNWLTVSLGSGYRSHPADGTVSDKFFVLLDAAVNTPLTKNLAGDEDFTAIEVKDMVEVSTSGSAVNQGAMTDQTIFDVENKSGWYLVLPEDGEKVLSTSVTLEGKVMFTTLVPGLGVDMTDIDVCTAPATQGRLYSLNILTAEAGSDLNDDEDITDADLFTLVSSNEIPGTPQLVFNSPYCADGECKHLVDIRVGKKNSAVTNYNSDFLESVFWTNPTK
- a CDS encoding PilW family protein — translated: MHNQIKIKKMQGLSLIELMISMVISLFLIGGLTSVYISTRASDKIRVEVSEMEENARTALLAIRNIVSHAGYPSIYNHTIDEPFYAEADNIPNPDCRTGGAKESLIAYKPILKKKTENSKGGKRDTLLTVFMADNPDMVGAPPGLLTQDCMASTITAQCSSDPMGGMYNPTEAKIYNYLYITTNSGRRALTCMGSLGGAQPIAENIENMQFLYGVSVGNDMVYKNATQVTADGDWGSVINVQAGILVRSEREVLDTDEKKVFLLLDQKITTAKDRRIYKAYTTTVVLPNRITKEL